The Festucalex cinctus isolate MCC-2025b chromosome 16, RoL_Fcin_1.0, whole genome shotgun sequence sequence AGCCTTCTATGGAGCTTGCGCCCTGCTGTTTAACAAGAGGAAGTTaacatcaccaccaccaccaccactacaCAAACATCAATAAAATGTAACCATTATGAGCCCATTTTGGCCATCCTGAGCTCTCCAGTCACTCAGGTCATGACATCCTGTGTGTCCAGCCAGAGGCGGTTCTGGACTAGCTTGGTTAATGGACCGCAGTGATGACctcgggtgggggtggggtttgTATGTATATCTGGGGCCATCCCAaggctaccatttttttttttccgaacccCTTATCTCAAGCTGCCCACCTACTGTTCTCACCTGCTAACTGACAGTAGACAATCCACATGCAGGTGTTAAAGCATCATGCTGCCTAATTAACTCTTTCCTGTTAGCTCAAAGACCTCCAGCGCAGACCTTTGTCACTTTAAGAGTGAGTTATGTGGCCAATGAGCATAGAGAATCTGTGGCATGCGCGTGGAGGGGCCGCCCgctgtaataaataaaacactaacAACCCACATCTTGACCGTTTTCATATGCATAAAATCAAGATACTTCACAGCAAGATTTAATCGTAGATACACGTCTTCAGAACTACAAAACAAGTCAGTAACTCAAAATCTAAGTTGTGTATTGAGTGGAAGCTTCAGATAGGTGTGTATTGGCTGCAGACATGTTTTCCATCACAAAATGCTGAATGctcacacgttttttttgttttttttttggggggggttagcAAGAAGAGGAAACACAGAGGAGAGAAGGAAGCCAGTGACACAGTCACCCTGTACAGCTTTGACTTCAAGGTAAATTCAATAAAAGATCTGAAAAACCACCATCATGACAATATGAACTAGTACAAATTCAGTAAATTCAAAATTCATCTGCTTTAGTTCAACCCTACATTACGATACCTTGCTACTGTGACCAGGATCCCAATGAAAGGTTAcgaaaagcaaaaatgtttttagtgaaaatggtgCTTTAAAATGGGGtactaaaaaagaaatacatttgaAGCAGTTCACTGGTAAACAGAAAACGCCTTAATTATTAGTTATTGCCATTGTTAGCATGGTGAAATAGCGGTAAGCTTGTCTGCCTCACAACTGGGgggtctgttttttttggatTTCCATAAAGGTAGATGGAAGTCATCAAAGTTACAAACCAGACAAAAGAGTAACTTAAAATCATGATACAATTGTACAATTATTGCTCATCATAAAGACACAATTTCTGCCGCCATTCTGCAGCGTCAATCCAACTAATTTCACGGTGTTTGCTATTTATTACAAGCAGTTTTGCTGATGGGAACATATGATACTCCTTTAGAGATTTGTCTCACGTCACTTTGATGCAGGACAGTTTCATTGCTGGGTTTGACTGGGCTGCTACGGTTCAacatttttcttccatttttagaCATTTCACAAAAATAGATGGAGGACATCCATTGATTTAAGTAGCATGGTCCAAGCGCCTCTCCCACCCTGTCCACACTATTAAAAGTAACCATGCCATTTATATTTAAACCAAGTGGACAAGGCCATAGAAATAGATCTCAGGGTGGAATCTATATTTGACTTGAGATGGCAATTGACTTTGTACTATTTGTTACAAACTAAAATAAGAGTCACTTGGCTGAACATCATAGTTTAGCAGTGCATGTTTTATCGTGAGAGCAGACAAGTTGTAGCATTTCATAGAATAAATTAACACAAAAGTGTTACGATAtattgccagaatttttcattgcataacatataaataataaCAGATCATCAACACACGCGTGAGTCAACAGCACGGTGGATGTCCCGAAACCTTTCTGTGACTATTTTTAAGATGTTCTTATTTTGGTTCGAGTCAAAACAAGCTCTTTGGTTTGAGGATACAAAAGGCAGGGAAGGCCCCGTTAGAAAATCGCCTTTGACGACACGAAGTGTGTGGGTGGTTCATAGGACCAGAAAGAAGTCCTGTCATGACTAGCCTTtctgaagtcaaatttaaagcTCAGCAAAagaaacacatacagtattatcATTTTAGTTTGCTTTtgaaaattcatccatccattttcttaaccgcttattccttacaagggtcgcaggggtgctggagcctatctcagctggctctgggcagtaggcgggggacaccctggactggttgccagccaatcgcagggcacagctTTCTAAAatctaatattaaaataaaatttatacaGGGCACTagctgtggaaaaaaacaacaacttaattctcatattttatttttgtaaaatattgcaagttttcctttgtaatattttgatttaattGTTGGTAAatttgtaatataaaaaaaaaaaatagaaatattgcAAATTTATTCTCATAGTATTATTAAAGAATTTAATTTCTTTTCTGTATGGTTTaggataggggtgttaaaaaaaatcgattcggcgatatatcgcgatactacatcgcgcgattctcgaatcgattcaataatcggcagaatcgatttttttttttttttttttttttttttttttaggattcacaccttgagcatggaagaatgttatatgaacggcacattaagccttaatatttttattttaatgctgttcaaacatgaaacagattacaacctctataagactgaaatttcagataaataaataatacattttcatataaatcttacactctacaagcttactgattagtattttctaaatatgaatgaaaaaaaatcgcaacaatcgacttataaattcgtatcgggattaatcggtatcgaatagtgaccattcgtatcgggattaatcggtatcgaatcgaatcgtgacctgtgaatcgtgatacgaatcgaatcgtcaggtactaggcaattcacacccctagtttaggAGTTAATTCTGACATTTACTTTCTAAAACTTTAACTTTATACTCATACTATGATCATTCTTCTATAACTTTACaactttttattcttttatattTCAATGTAGTCTCAATACGCCTTTGTATCATTCATTTGGGGTGCAtgtgggctgttttttttttttttttttaatttattttattttttttttaacctacacCGCAAGATAGATGAGCAGCTTGACTAATGTAACTTGTATCAGTAGCTATGGTTTGGCTGAGAAAGTATTGCGGTGTAGAGATTCCCAACGACCACTCCTCTAATCAAAACAGCTCTGTTGTGCTACAACTTTATTTTCCTTTTGAGTTGAGCTGCTTCCAATGCACTTTCATCCCAACACGCTCTGCCACCGCTTTGGTAGCAACTGCCAATTATTTTCCAAGGCCTATCACCATATGTTAAAAAACTGTAGGAAGTAGTGTTTAAGCGATTCTATCTGTTATCAGGCTCTATCGGTGTTCCAGTCCGTCACCAATCATCCTGTGTTTTCTAGCAACCAGATTTGCTTTGGGGCGTGGACGCTGACAAATCAAAACATTGAGTAACAGACTAGGTGAACTAAtgatgttttcattgtatcccAAAGGTGGGCCATTTTGTGATTACATGCCAGCCTCTGGTCTGAAAAAAATGAGATATTTATAGTTTCCTACCGGTGGAATAGatctattaaaaaacaaaataaaacaaaacaaaaacttattgCTTTCGCCCACTCAAATTGAAAGCACTTCATTAAAGACACGCCTAAAAGAAAAGCAGGGGCACGACCATGAAAAAGTGGACTACAGTACATTGCATTGCGTGAAACCCGcttgaacattttgttttggagcTGAGGGATGGGCATATGACGAAATAAATCGATCGAGTGCTATTTTTGAAACTCCTGTTTCCATGCCAGTGTTCTCGTGAGCAGATACTGCCCCGACGGCAGCGGATCACATCCACCGCTTGGTTAAAGTTTTGATTCTTCCGTGTCATACTCGATTTCATATTCAGAGAACATGCCTTCAGTAATTAGCTtggttttcttttaaaattaattttttttttgggggggggggggggggtgttaaacCTTTTGGATTATATCTGGTACCACACAAGTTTATATGATCATTTTCAGTAGTAAACAGTACTACCGGTAATTCTGCCACCTGCCCTGGTCCCTATTCTTTACAAACATGAACTGGTCTATATTGTCAGCCTTTCTGCTTGTATACTTGCAGTATTTTATCTGGATAGTAAACAAGTACAGTATGCCTTTTAAATGTAGTCAACAGGGGGCAGCAATGCCTCCACTGTTAAACGTTGCTGTGTGCTTGTCTTAGCCCAGAACTGCTTGTTTAAAGTCTTCCCTCAAGGGCAGCAATTAGACTGCTCACTATTCCTGACGTGCAAGTTAAATTGAGCTCAGCCCCCATAGGCCTTGGCGTTTGGGCCCGTCCCTGGCACGGCATAGGTTATAAGCGGTGAAACCCCACTTCACGTCGCACGCGgcattattcatccatccaacccaCTCCACTCCACAGACTATGGTGTTTTAGAGTGTAAATCATGTTGACACTCCAGCTGCAGATCAGTATAACTTGGAGGAAGGGAGAGGTTGGTGGGTGTTTAGACGTACAGCTGATTCAGCAGCAGGTCTCCCCACACCAGGTGACTCATAGCCAAAAGGCAACTTGGTGTCATCTGCAGTACAGACTACACACAGACAGACTTTCTCTCGCTACTCATTCTGCATATTTGCTGCGCTCTTACCTCATAAACGAGGTATCATATGAAAGAAAAAGTCTGTTGAAGAGGGGAATGTTATGGCATGCATCGACAGTCATTAAGTTCAGACCCCAACGAGTTTAGTTAATATACTTCAGTAACTGAATATAACTAGTAACTACTGGCTCTGTCACTAATTATACAAAGCTGAAACATGGTAATTACTCCAAGTACAGTGACCCCCCCGTGCAAAACTAACAGAGGTTTCTATGTTTTGCAACCCAAATTATAATAATTCCTCTGCCATTCCATTGTGGAACTGCAAAGGAGAAACATGAGCGAAAGTATCATGTAAAAATGAGCTTCAAGCTAACTATGCAACCAAATTGACAGCATGACAGTAAAAATACTTACACACCTCTGCTATATGGCATGTTAGTGATAACAGCAAGCTAAGTCAAATTCCATCGTGGGCCCCCAAAATAGCAGATTTGTCTGGGTAAGGTGTCAAAAGTGGCATTGTGGCAGATCAGTATTGTAGGATCTCAGTCTGAAATTTAGCTTAGTTGTTTTGGTGGTTTGGAAAATACCTTTTAGACGCAGAAAACCTCGCAGTTTGAACCAGATTCTTGCAAATTGTCACACAAGAACGTATGGAACCTCACAAGACCTctgttcagtgcatttttttttcacaacactTATTCTATAGTCTCAAAAAGAAGATAAGTGGAACAAACAGATCACCGCTATATTTAGCCAGCAACAAGTCTCAGCAATGTCAGAGGCTCTCCCACCTATCCCCGTTCAGAAAcgcaattgacaagtatacctGTCAATGACGGTGAAATGTAAAAGACATTCGCTATCATAAAAATGATACAGGTGTATcttaatgatatatatatatatatatatatatatatatatatatatatatatatatatatagaattaAGAGTTCATTTGTTTTGGTGACAATCATGCTAAAATCAACTCACCTTCGAATTATGCTGCTGCCAATTGTCATTTGAGAGCGTTATTGTTCATACGTTTCACTGTTAACTTGTAATCTTCTTTTTGACACTCATGTGACAATTGATTAAGTTAAAAATGATGCTGTGACTCTGTTTCACTATTAACACCAGTTAACGTGTTCAATCACAGTTAAGAACATCCAAGTGCAACTTCACAAATTGCTTTGAGTTCATAAAATATTGATGATGATGGCCACACTATTAACACCTAAACCATTATTTCCAATGGggaaattatttatttccaaAGTCTGGAATCATCAGCCTGTTGGTGTGCTTCGCTATCACCACGTCACAACAACCACTAAAAAGGTGTCAACCACTATGCAGCTCATTCATTCAGCATGTGTTTTATCACCTCCACATGGCAGCAGCAGCGCGAAGTCTGTATTGGGCTTCACACCTCAGTGTTGACCCAGGAGGACAGAGTCCACAGCGTGACGTTGTCATCCATTTGCGCTCGAAACACGCTTTTACACGTTGCTGTTTTGGTGGCTCCCCCATTTAAGACGGCGGATCACGCCCAAAACATTCTGCGTATTCAGGTGTTGTTGTCAGTCAGCGTTTAGCTCACTCCCTCATGTGCTCCTGAGTGAAACAAAGCCCCGGGTTACAATTTTCCTTTGACTTAACTGAAACTGACAAAGAAACAGACAAATCAAGTGGGTAGTAGTCAAAATAACCCCCAAACACCCCCCAGCTTCAATATACAGGTTTCAGTTCAAAGCTCTGGTTGAATGTCTCAGTGCCCCCCTGCTATTGATATTCAAATGAAACTTCCCCAGTGGCCTGATGAGACGGATAAGAGGACTGTGGAAAAAGGTCCAAACAGAGACTACATTGATTGATTCTCAAACACAGAATGATGAAGCCATTCATTAATAGCAGCTTGGTTTTGAGCAGATTCAACAGAAATTGACATCCGTCAGTTAATCACAGTTTCTGTTCCACTCGCCACCTTAAGTATCTGAGCTTATCACAAGTTTTTGTACAACGTTCCATCGAAACCCGCATCAAAACTCTGTTTAGCTGTAAACTTGGGTTCTTGCCTTTTCTCGCTACTGTTTTAGTCCCGAGTGTATGGAACAATATAGCATGGTGGTGTGTCCTGTCACTTCGCACCAAACTTTGAACACGCCTCATTTGCCACCACATGGGCTGCACTCTCCTCCCGTGTCTCCTACTCAGCTATAAAGCCCTCCCACCCTCTGTCTGGAGCAGACCAAAGTTTAGTGAGCGTGTGAGGTGGAGCTTAACTAATAGCTCTGTCCCACTAGGGGAGAAGAGCTAAGGTAAATCAgaggtatttttatttatttattacttttaacttgttttttttttttctctctctgtggATTACTTGGAGCCCGATTCAAAAAAGGATTAAAGAAAACGGATATTGTGTTTTACTGAAAGCTATGGTGGCTTACGATGACCTGGGAAGCTTGGTGCCTATCAAACGGACGCTGCAAGTGATAGACCACCAGAACCAAGCCCACAAGGAGTTAGAGGTGAGATAAGTACTGCTTTTACATTGTGTTTTCTCTCATTTGGCTCAGGACTTGTAAGGCTTTGAACTATTATCTAACAAAGCCACTTTTTTGCTCCCACACATATAATTTTGTGCATTAGCTGACTTTTCTTAAATATTCATCCCGGCAGGGGCTTGGTAGGATATGGAGCAGTTAGTGTATTCAACATAATCAAAGTACCACAAACAATGAAATAGCAGGGGGGTAATTTGTTATAGTTTAGCCTAGGTTTAGAAATAAGCAACTCTTCACCACTTGAAGATCCGGTAGAGCAACGTGGGACTGGTCGCTCTACTGTAGAAGTTTATATTGTGCCTTTAGTTCTCTTTGGAAAGGGATTTCACCAACATGTGGTTTCACTGACAGTAAAAGTGCTAAAGTTCTGTGAAGTCTGGAGACGATTCTCCACAGGCCAGTTCCCAGACTTTCACAAGTGACTTATTGATGACCTTGGCTCTGTCGTTTGAGGTCTGGTTCTGGTCTCAGCACTTTGCTGTAAAAGGCAAAAGCGCACATCTGGAGTTTTCAGCTCACCACACAATTAAGTATAGATCAAAGTAACCTAAATGCCTCCTAGCAGGGAGGTTGTAATAATGGGTCTGGATGGAGATTGTGCAACACTATTCATTTTCTCTACTAACAATAGTTAAGAGGCTTCAGCCATTTGGACTGGAATTCTGCAAGAAAAAACTACTTTCTGCAACACAGAATCCATGatcattagctttttttttttttggtcatggaCTAGTCCCCCTAAAGGACAGGAAGGGTGTgctaagaaagaaaaacacacaccatCCCCTCAACTTcggtgttttaattttattctcaacatcTGCACAGATAATAACAGGTCACAAATGAGTCGCTCCCAAGGACTACAAAGTATCCACCATGTGGCAACCATGTGCTGGCCCTGCCACTAGAGGGCTTAAGAAAGCTGCGGTTCGGAGTCTTGAGACCCTAGTCAACCACAGTCATAACAGCTCAAAGGGCACACCAGAGCGAGTGGATCAGTTCCACAGCTGTGCCTGAGTGGTTTCCCAGATTTTGCTGATCCAAGGCAAAAATCACTTCTGGGCTGAGTCAGGAGAAAACACAAGCAACTCAATTAGAGACTTAAAATGTGAGATGGCGCAAACTAATTGAATGTTGTGATTCTGATCCTATAATGATTTGGAAGAACTTCTGTGCTCTGAAAGAATGACTTCAGCTTCTTGATTACTGCTCTCTGTCGTTATTGGCACAAGGCCGAGCAGCTCTCTTCGAACTCTCAAGGGTGGGTGGTTGGTTACCTGGCCCAGGTGTAGATCTACTCTCACGCGAGCCTATTAAAAAACTTGTGTCAACTTGCAGAAGCACTGTAAACTCAACTGCATACCCCATCCCCCATCGTGCGACGCCACTATGTAAACATTGAAGCAGGGGACAGATTTACTGCAGGTTTACAATGACGACCCCCAGACTAGCCGCCGCGGGCTGTTTCACTTTAAGGCCACACCACCTGACACACTGCTTTGTCTGTCTGGATAAGGAAGTTAAAGAGCAGCGAGTCACCAGGAAGCATTTATCTCCCACAGATACACTTTTAAGAGGGCTTGTTGTCAGGCAGAAAGTCGTGTAGCGTGGACAGGGGGGGAAAGGATGGCTAACAGCTGAGAGCGGAGTCTCGTGCATTCTTGGCATTCCTCCAGACCCCTTTCCGACCAGATCAGCACTAAGAGGGGTCTTTATGCAGGGTGGGCCGGCCGCCTGCCTCTCACATGATGGAGCAAACAGCTGGTGCAGCCGCTTTGGCCTCCATATTGTCCAACCAACCACAGGCAACATTTCTGTCTGCCCTGTGAGCTCAGCCAATCTGTCTAGCTAAACCATGATCTTCCAACTCCTCCTACTTCCTGGCTCAAAAGCCTGGAAGTGCAATcaataaaaatgattgatgattcGATGGATTTGATCAAAAGGAAGTCACAAGGCACTCGTCTTTGATTTGTTCTTTCACTTCCTtggctcactctctctctccttaTTTTATCTTTCTAACCCAGGAACCCAGCAACAAGCGTGTCCGTCCTCTCGGCAGGGTGACGTCGTTAGCCAACCTCATCTCTCCGGTGAAGAATGGGGCCGTCCGGCGCTTCGGCCAAACCATCCAGGTACGGGCTTTGTGATGCTTCTTTCCGCATGTTTTAAGTGAAAACATCACGGCATGTCTGACTTGCGGGGCTTTTTTCATCTTCAGGCCTCCTTCCGGAGTGATGGCAAGTCGTCGGTCGTGCCCCAGAAGCCTTGCAGCAAGGCAGCGGCCCCCACGCCGCCTAAAAGGAGAAACAGCACACTGTGGTCGGAGACACTTGATGTACACCAGAAGGAAACCTTAACCACCAAAGAGATCAAGAGACAGGAGGTGAGAATCCCATTACACTCAAAGAATGAAGCCTGTGTGGTTGAGAAATCCAGACAGCACTGTACGTCTAGACTACTTTCACATATACCTGCAGTATTTGTGTCAAATAGTCTAAATGGGAATAAAACCCCTCACAGGGCCTGTTTCCCAGTCTGTGTAAGTTCACATGGAACTGACAAGCCAACGAGGCAAGCTACCTCCCCACTTATGTCTGACATCTTATCCAGCTGTCAGGAGCCATAAACTTTGTGCACTTTTAAAATACAGACGGCAGCCAGCATGACTTAGACTTCAGTCGCTTGGCAACCGGCACAAGTCTGGCCTATAATCAAAGGGGTATTGGGTTGTCCCAATGTAAAACGCACCCTGATTCATGTGTATCTTTCTTGACCCAACCCCCGTTCTTCTCTTCCTCAGGCCATATTTGAGCTGTCTCGTGGAGAACAGGACCTGATTGAAGATCTCCAACTTGCACGCAAGGTTTGTACTCAGAAAGCAAACAGATTAAATCAAAGCCTGGCAGGCCCTCCGCACAATCAAGCCAGGGACTATAAAAAGCCAGGAATTTATCCTCCACTCTATCTTTTTTGTGTCGACTCTTGTCTTTAAGAGCTATTTTTAACATCCTCCCGTCCCGGTTTAGTGGGGATTTATTTAACAATTTCCTCCCTCTCTCCAGGCGTATCATGACCCAATGCTGAAGCTCTCCATAATGTCCGAAGAGGAGCTCTCGCACATTTTCGGGAACCTGGATGCCTACATCCCTCTGCACGAGGACTTGCTGGCCCAGCTCTCCAAAGCGACAGGCTCCAACGGAACCGTGGGCCAGATTGGTCAGATTGTGGTAAACTGGGTAAGCTTCATTTCAGATGAACTATCTGCATCAAAATGCTTTAAGGGAGAGGTACTTGAAGAGCCTTCTTCTTTGTGTAGCTACCCAGGCTGGACGCTTACAAAGAGTACTGCAGCAACCAGCTGGCTGCCAAGGCCCTGTTGGACCAGAAAAAACAGGACCGGCGGGTGCAGGACTTCCTGCAACGTTGCCTAGAGTCACCCTTCAGCCGGAAGCTGGACCTCTGGAGCTTCCTGGACATCCCACGCTCCCGCCTAGTCAAATACCCACTGCTGCTCAGAGAGATTCTGAGACACACTCCACCCGAGCATCCGGATGCCACTAGCTTAGAACAAGCAGTAAGGATCAACCATAAGATGGTTTTTGAAATGCCCGTTATGGACCTTGAGACTAAGTTATACGTTGTCTTCAGATAACCATCATCCAAGGGGTGCTGTCCGACATCAACATGAAGAAGGGCGAGTCTGAGTGCTTGTACTACATTGACAAGCTGGAGTATCTGGATGACCGGCAGAGAGATCCCCGCCTTGAACAGTGCAAAAGCTTGCTGTGTCACGGCGAGCTTCGCAACAAGAGTGGCACGGTGAGATGAGTACACAACCTGACTTATCTTATCAAGCCAGACTTCCACTCAGTCAGGGAAGAAAAGCAATCTGTCTACTCACTTTGAGGGAGTAGAACTGGGGTAGATTTCTCCTAGCCAATCAGCAAGGCAATGCTAGCATTAAAATACATCATTTTAACGAAATACATAATATTCAAACTAGAGAGCAGTAGTTTCAGATCATGACAGAACAGTCTTAAAAATGTGGTCTGACGGGTTATGAAATACCAGTGGAATCGCACACAAGCAAGCCTTTTTCTCACTGCAGCCCCAGCTGTTATATCTGTTCCCTGATACAAGTGGATTTAAACTCTTAAGTCTCTTAGATTTTTCTCAAGCTGCTGCACCTCCAGTTCGGTTTAGGGGGAGGGACAAAACAAAGCGAGTccaatgcatgtttttggaatgtcggAGAAAACTGGAGTAGACAGAGAAAACCAACCTAGTCACCCTAACTGAcgaacaaatgaaaaacaacctcacacctttttgtttcctttttgaTAGAGGTTAGAGTAAGTCTCATTCTGTCAATGCTTATAAAGGATTATAACAAACAGAGAGTTATTGTTTATGGACACGCAGCCAAGCCTCAATTTTTCATTCCCTCCTTCACAGAAGCTGCACGTGTTCCTGTTCACCGAGCTGCTCGTCCTGACGCGCTCGGTCATCCGGAATGAGCGCCAATGTTTCCAAGTGTACCGGCAGCCCATTCCCGTGCAGGACCTGGTGTTGGACGACCTGCAGGATGGTGACGTCAGGATGGGTGGTTCGTTCAGAGGCGCCTTTAGCAATCCCGACAAAGGTAAGGCCTGTGTTCTCAGAGAGATCTTGGCATCCAATTGCGGAATCTGGATTGGCCGTGaacttgattattattatttttttatttccattctaGCCAAGAATATTTTCCGCGTGCGCGCCCAAGATCCCAGCCAGGCGCAGTCACACACGCTGCAGGTCAACGACGTCTTCCACAAGCAGCAGTGGCTCAACTGCCTGCGCAGCGCCATTTCCGTCTACCGGCCCCACGGGGAGCCCGCCTCTCCGCCAACAACCACAACAGTCGTCCGCTCGAAACGCCGCCCATCCTCTGTCTCCGCCATCGTCCACATGGAGGAGACGGACGAGAACTGCCCGCAGCGGACCACTCAGTCCGCCCCCAGCTCGCCGTGTGGCACCGCCACCCCGTCCCCCTCCGAGTCCCCAAACTCCTCCACCTCATCATCGCCTGTTCCCCAACCTGTGTCTCACAAAACCAAAAAGGACAAGAAGTCCCTTTATTTATTAGGGAAGAGAAAAGAGACGATGGTGTAACGTGGAAGGAGAAAACAGACTCAATATTTATGTACATAAATACAGAAAAACTGGGACTTGTATTTATATGTGTCATTGTGTTGCGTATCCTGACAACAGTGTTCTGTGTTACTGTCCATTTTGGCAGCTGTTTACCTCACCCCTGCTTTTTAAGTCCATCCCAAAGACCCATGTTTCCCATACATCATATTTCACAAAACATATACACAGACATCAAATTGTTGTTCTGCCATAAAATGGTTCCTTTTTGTGTCCTAACCTGAAGTTTGGGAAACCCTACCAAAGGcaaaaagaaagggaaaaatGTTTACCATTAATgatatttaaactttttttcctgCATAAGAAGAGGGGTatagttttacatttttctaTTCTTATGTGGTATTTTTTAAGCTGTATTAAAAGGAGCACTGTTTTAGCTTTTAGGTGGCATGTGTTTTAAACAAGACAGAAAAACAAATTAAGGCGTACCACATAAGTTACATAAGTTACAAGTGAACAAGACGTCTTATTTTTATACATTCCTTAAACCAAAAAATGCCAGCACAGAGTtgcctttgttgttgttgtttttttgttttggttttttttctggcaTCGACGTCATTTAAATCCAAAATCACAAGCTGAAGATGTTCTGAAACCGATTTTCGAACTGAGCCATATTTGGTTTCAAAGGAGACTTTTCGGTGTAGCATCTTTCATGGAGCTGAAGTTGTGGACTGCATTGCACCAGAGGAATGGAATTACAGAACGTGTTATAAGAAGGATGAAGAAGAGGATGTTGTTGAAGAGAACAGAGAGTttggaaagagaaaaaaagaaagcttaATAAGAATAGACTCTATTGTCATAGTTGGAATGAGTATGTAGAAAGAAGGTTTCTGTATGTGCATGATGAGGTGGAAAAACAAGAGGGAAAAGGTGTACTTGCCATTAACTTACATAAGTATAAGAACAATAAAGATCTGTGTAAGATTTGCATCTGAACCTTTTGTGTCATGTCATCATTAATCGGACTTGAAAGTACCGTAAATAACACCTATGCATATATAgttgtttttcgtttgtttgtttttttcctacaaaatacTTGAGATGTTCCTATAAGATGGCAacaatgtgactcacttgtaaGTGGAAGTGCCTTCAATGGgactttcaaactttttttttttttttatgcttttattaaTTCTAAAACTCTTCCATGGAGGACCAGCTCGCGGAAGAAGTAGTCTGCAAACCACCATCATTACTTCCAGTTCGGCGCGTTTGTTGTCTTCCATGGTGTGTCTCGTcttacagcaaaaaaacaaaaaacaaaaaaaacagtttt is a genomic window containing:
- the net1 gene encoding neuroepithelial cell-transforming gene 1 protein: MVAYDDLGSLVPIKRTLQVIDHQNQAHKELEEPSNKRVRPLGRVTSLANLISPVKNGAVRRFGQTIQASFRSDGKSSVVPQKPCSKAAAPTPPKRRNSTLWSETLDVHQKETLTTKEIKRQEAIFELSRGEQDLIEDLQLARKAYHDPMLKLSIMSEEELSHIFGNLDAYIPLHEDLLAQLSKATGSNGTVGQIGQIVVNWLPRLDAYKEYCSNQLAAKALLDQKKQDRRVQDFLQRCLESPFSRKLDLWSFLDIPRSRLVKYPLLLREILRHTPPEHPDATSLEQAITIIQGVLSDINMKKGESECLYYIDKLEYLDDRQRDPRLEQCKSLLCHGELRNKSGTKLHVFLFTELLVLTRSVIRNERQCFQVYRQPIPVQDLVLDDLQDGDVRMGGSFRGAFSNPDKAKNIFRVRAQDPSQAQSHTLQVNDVFHKQQWLNCLRSAISVYRPHGEPASPPTTTTVVRSKRRPSSVSAIVHMEETDENCPQRTTQSAPSSPCGTATPSPSESPNSSTSSSPVPQPVSHKTKKDKKSLYLLGKRKETMV